The following proteins come from a genomic window of Plutella xylostella chromosome 22, ilPluXylo3.1, whole genome shotgun sequence:
- the LOC105388301 gene encoding all trans-polyprenyl-diphosphate synthase PDSS2 isoform X2, whose amino-acid sequence MSLSRFMRSELVKVAPVVSKLVGPCASRCVSTSRPSPGAVAQQSGKPDWNRAVSEAEKIVGYPTSFLSLRWVLSDEIANVALHLRKLVGSNHPLLKTAKNLIYNGKNNMQAWGLIVLLVSKAAGHSPEIPDMEQDKAAGVLHSQRALAEVTEMIRTSHLVHKGLVNMNTRSLQVSEAAEPDDMMFGNKIALLSGDYLLANSCSELANLRNQELVELMSSAVRDLAEAEFMGVRDEQNNPLPSRPLPEGERETAEEWDNILDPLPMKGILGAARREWSARHVLAAGALLGKSCSAALKLAGHPPPLQTTGYLFGCHLALAWQAFLDLEAFSGPEPARFSLVGAPLAFTLQARPELYEHIDKGTRNHNNVDYHALYMAVKEGDGIEKTKQLQREHIAAASDVLEKFPNCDARTALSNIIVAMNGDHLC is encoded by the exons ATGAGTCTCAGCCGTTTCATGAGGAGCGAGCTGGTGAAAGTGGCCCCAGTGGTGTCGAAACTCGTAGGACCTTGTGCCAGTCGCTGCGTGAGTACATCGCGGCCGTCACCGGGCGCCGTTGCCCAACAGTCGGGCAAGCCGGACTGGAACCGCGCCGTGAGCGAGGCCGAGAAGATCGTGGGCTACCCGACCTCCTTCCTGAGCCTGCGCTGGGTGCTCAGTGACGAGATCGCGAATGTCGCGCTGCATCTGAGGAAGCTGGTCGGCAGCAATCATCCGCTGCTTAAAACTGCTAA GAACCTGATATACAATGGCAAGAACAACATGCAAGCCTGGGGCCTCATTGTGCTGCTGGTGTCAAAAGCAGCCGGTCACAGCCCGGAGATCCCCGACATGGAGCAGGATAAGGCAGCCGGGGTATTGCATAG CCAACGCGCGCTAGCAGAAGTCACGGAGATGATCCGGACCAGCCACCTGGTGCACAAGGGTCTAGTAAACATGAACACACGCAGCCTTCAAGTGTCAGAGGCGGCGGAGCCCGACGACATGATGTTCGGGAATAAAATAGCGCTGCTGAGCGGAGACTACCTGCTGGCCAACTCCTGCTCCGAGCTGGCTAACTTGAG GAACCAAGAGCTGGTAGAACTGATGTCTTCAGCAGTCCGGGACCTGGCGGAGGCAGAGTTCATGGGCGTCAGGGACGAACAGAACAACCCGCTGCCGTCGAGGCCCCTGCCAGAGGGAGAGAGGGAGACCGCAGAAG AATGGGACAACATCCTCGACCCCCTCCCCATGAAGGGCATCctgggcgcggcgcggcgcgagTG GTCGGCGCGGCACGTGCTGGCGGCCGGCGCGCTGCTCGGCAAGAGCTGCAGCGCGGCGCTCAAGCTGGCCGGACACCCGCCGCCGCTGCAGACAACG GGCTACCTCTTCGGCTGCCACCTAGCGCTGGCCTGGCAGGCGTTCCTAGACCTGGAAGCGTTCAGCGGGCCGGAGCCCGCGCGGTTCAGCCTAGTCGGCGCTCCGCTTGCATTCACGCTGCAGGCGCGGCCCGAGCTGTACGAACACATCGACAAGGGGACACGGAACCATAACAACGTGGACTATCATGCT CTCTACATGGCCGTGAAGGAAGGCGACGGCATAGAGAAGACGAAGCAACTGCAGCGCGAGCACATCGCGGCCGCCAGTGACGTGCTCGAGAAGTTCCCCAACTGCGACGCCAGGACCGCACTATCCAACATCATCGTCGCCATGAACGGTGACCATCTATGTTAG
- the LOC105388301 gene encoding all trans-polyprenyl-diphosphate synthase PDSS2 isoform X1 produces MSLSRFMRSELVKVAPVVSKLVGPCASRCVSTSRPSPGAVAQQSGKPDWNRAVSEAEKIVGYPTSFLSLRWVLSDEIANVALHLRKLVGSNHPLLKTAKNLIYNGKNNMQAWGLIVLLVSKAAGHSPEIPDMEQDKAAGVLHSQRALAEVTEMIRTSHLVHKGLVNMNTRSLQVSEAAEPDDMMFGNKIALLSGDYLLANSCSELANLRNQELVELMSSAVRDLAEAEFMGVRDEQNNPLPSRPLPEGERETAEEWDNILDPLPMKGILGAARREWSARHVLAAGALLGKSCSAALKLAGHPPPLQTTGYLFGCHLALAWQAFLDLEAFSGPEPARFSLVGAPLAFTLQARPELYEHIDKGTRNHNNVDYHALYLAVKEGDGIEKTKQLQREHIAAASDVLEKFPNCDARTALSNIIVAMNGDHLC; encoded by the exons ATGAGTCTCAGCCGTTTCATGAGGAGCGAGCTGGTGAAAGTGGCCCCAGTGGTGTCGAAACTCGTAGGACCTTGTGCCAGTCGCTGCGTGAGTACATCGCGGCCGTCACCGGGCGCCGTTGCCCAACAGTCGGGCAAGCCGGACTGGAACCGCGCCGTGAGCGAGGCCGAGAAGATCGTGGGCTACCCGACCTCCTTCCTGAGCCTGCGCTGGGTGCTCAGTGACGAGATCGCGAATGTCGCGCTGCATCTGAGGAAGCTGGTCGGCAGCAATCATCCGCTGCTTAAAACTGCTAA GAACCTGATATACAATGGCAAGAACAACATGCAAGCCTGGGGCCTCATTGTGCTGCTGGTGTCAAAAGCAGCCGGTCACAGCCCGGAGATCCCCGACATGGAGCAGGATAAGGCAGCCGGGGTATTGCATAG CCAACGCGCGCTAGCAGAAGTCACGGAGATGATCCGGACCAGCCACCTGGTGCACAAGGGTCTAGTAAACATGAACACACGCAGCCTTCAAGTGTCAGAGGCGGCGGAGCCCGACGACATGATGTTCGGGAATAAAATAGCGCTGCTGAGCGGAGACTACCTGCTGGCCAACTCCTGCTCCGAGCTGGCTAACTTGAG GAACCAAGAGCTGGTAGAACTGATGTCTTCAGCAGTCCGGGACCTGGCGGAGGCAGAGTTCATGGGCGTCAGGGACGAACAGAACAACCCGCTGCCGTCGAGGCCCCTGCCAGAGGGAGAGAGGGAGACCGCAGAAG AATGGGACAACATCCTCGACCCCCTCCCCATGAAGGGCATCctgggcgcggcgcggcgcgagTG GTCGGCGCGGCACGTGCTGGCGGCCGGCGCGCTGCTCGGCAAGAGCTGCAGCGCGGCGCTCAAGCTGGCCGGACACCCGCCGCCGCTGCAGACAACG GGCTACCTCTTCGGCTGCCACCTAGCGCTGGCCTGGCAGGCGTTCCTAGACCTGGAAGCGTTCAGCGGGCCGGAGCCCGCGCGGTTCAGCCTAGTCGGCGCTCCGCTTGCATTCACGCTGCAGGCGCGGCCCGAGCTGTACGAACACATCGACAAGGGGACACGGAACCATAACAACGTGGACTATCATGCT CTCTACCTGGCAGTGAAGGAAGGCGACGGCATAGAGAAGACCAAGCAACTGCAGCGCGAGCACATCGCGGCCGCCAGTGACGTGCTCGAGAAGTTCCCCAACTGCGACGCCAGGACCGCACTATCCAACATCATCGTCGCCATGAACGGTGACCATCTATGTTAG